The sequence TCAGTTGTCAGTTCTCGTTCTTTATAAGTCGGCAAAAACCGTTGATAAATAAATACTGGTCCAATTGCAATTCCTGGGGAAACTCCGATACCATGTAACAATAATTCTCGTCTCATTTTATTCGCTTTCTAAAATTTTTTTTAGTTCATGAAATGCTTCTTTTTCATCAGGACCTGAAACTTCTAAAATGATTTCCGTACCATGTTCGGCTGCTAAGGTCAAAATGCCCAAAACACTCTTGCCGTTTACCCATATGCCGTCCTTACAAAGTCTAACTTTTGATTGATACTTTTCTGCTGTTTTCACAAACTGTGCTGCTGGTCGAGCATGTAAGCCGACTTCGTTTTTAATTATAATTTTTTCTTGTATCATAATACTTTAATTAATAGAAAAATCAAGAGCCCTATTATCAACAGGTACGATGACATTTCGTATCTATTCGCAAAGCGCAAAAGTAACAATAAAACAATAATTATAACAAATAAAAATGACACGATACTTTTGAAAGAAACAATGTTTTGAGAAAACCCAAAAAGTATAATTAACAAAATTAATACAACTAGCCATCCACTAATGAATGTCCTTAGGTGATATAATATAGGTAACGGTTTTCTTAAAAAATTAGCCAATGAGATTGTAGCTTTGTTACCGGTCCAGTATGCCTTTAGAAACCAATAGTATCTTGTGCCTTGACTTATAATAAGAAACGGAATTAAAAACACAAATGGCGATAAGTAATAAATATTAGAAAGGTATATACCGTTAGTTTTTAAGTATCCGTAAAATGGTAAGATTGTTGCCAGCATTAACAAGATTGGCCGTAATGTTCGCCAAAAAAATTCATCACCCAGAGAACCGTAAAGATGTTGAAGCCCTATAAGAGAATTCGCTGGAATTTTAGAGTTATTGAGCATTATTCCTAATATCACACTACTGCAATAAGGATTTGTATTGAAGGCACTTTCGTAGATAATTTTGGCCTTTTGAAAGAAATTTTCGTGTTGATAGTGTAAAAACATGGAAAGTGCATAAAGAAATCCCAATGTTTGTTTTTTTTGATAACACCAACTTGACTGTAGCAAAAGCAAGGCAAACAATCCTTTTAAAAAATTAATAGCGCCCATACAAGAATCCCAGATATTGCTCCGAATATGGTTAATATATAATTCTTTTCTAATACAATAAATTTTAAAAGATTAGAAGCGCTAATTACAAGGGGAATTATGATTAAATCTCGTATGCTAAACTGTGGTAAGTTTTTTATTGGAGTGATTGACAAACAAGTAATAATTATGAAAAAAAGTATCAATGAGAAATTTCTTACAAAGGACCATAAAACGCCTAAAGCTATTGCTTTACTAAAAATCTTATTAATATCAGACACAGCAGCCTTATGGACGTTGGGAAGATTATTGTTATATTGTAAAGTTGCTAGTCGATAATATCTTAACAAGCGGTTATTGTGATGTTTGAGAAATTTTTGAGTTACCTGGCCCAAAATAGCTGCTGCGGCAGCCAGAAGGAGGCTTACAAATAATGCTTGTTCCTCCTTAATTGTAATGGAGAATCTTTTTAAAAACAGGAAAACAATTATTGCCACGACTCCGGCTGCTTCGCTATCTTGTGGTTCTCTGCTTCCTAAGGGTAAATCCCAGATCCATATTAGCTGCAGAAGAACGCCCAGGAATAATCCAATCTGAAAATTGCCAAAAATAAGTCCAATAATTGAACAGGAAACAATTGGTTGAGACAATCCAAATTCGCCAAAGGCCGATTTGTCTAAAAGAATAAGAGCACCTAAAAATGTTAATGCGAGTACATGACCGATCATTGGATTGGTTTAAGCTTTGTTAGTAGTAAAGTATTTAGGAGTAATTTGGGGCTGCCAGGAATTTCTTGGCCTTCGAGAATAACTCCTTTTTTGATTAAAAGGGCTATGCATCGTAAATCTTCTTCTGAAAGAAATATATAAGAAGTTAATGTTTGCTTACCTGTTTCGTAGTGTAGGCCGCCAACATTAATTTTATTGATTTTTATATCACCTTCAATAAGTTTTAAGGCATCTCGCGGCGATTCAACCAAAACAATTGTTTTTTTGGTATCTAAAGAATTTTTAAGATAAGAAATTGCCTCTTCGATAGTCATAATTTTGACTTCAATTCCCGGGGGAACTGCGAGAGAATAAATTTCTCGTTGAAGAGGATCCAGGGCAACCTTATCGTTTACAAGAACAATACGTTGGATACCCAAGGGACGAACCCACCCCGCAGTTACTTGTCCATGAATTAGTCGGTCGTCGATACGCACAATAAAATCCATTTCCGTTTTAATTTTATATTATTTATATTTAGATGTTTCGTCAAGCATCTTGGATAAAATATTTTTGGGAAGCACTAATTAATTTCTGGTTAGCGAGGGATAATTACTTTTTGAACAAAGGCATGATTGTTAATTTTTGCTTTAAAGATATAAACGCCACAAGCGAGCGACATCTCATTCTTTATGTTATTTAGCGATATTTCATAATTACCAGGTTCTTCTACCTTATCTTTAAGAACTTTTATTAAACTACCACTTAGAGAATAAAGTTTTAGGTTTACCCGAGCCCTATAGGGTAAGTAATACTGGAGTTTATTAAAATTCTTGCTAGTGAAAGATATCGAGGTTGAGTGCTCTGATTGTTCAGAAGGTGAAATGTTTATTGGGTTATTCTCTACGTAACATTTAGACCCGGGGGCCCAGAAGGCAAATGCCCAAAATTCATTGGTATTGGTTCCCTTAAGAACATAAAGCGGATCGTGTTCTCCGCAAGTAACGATTGCTGTGCCAGATTTAATTTTTTTGTTATTTGGGCCGGCGGGAATTTCCGCGATGCTATCGATACTATTGGTGATAATAGAAAATTTCCATAGGGTCTGTTTATTGCCGCCAGTAAAGAAGTAAATTGATTGGGAATAGCGATGGTAGGAGGATGTGCCGCCGGCTTTTACTTTATTTTTCGTACCTGGGATTTCTAGCTTGTCTAGCCACTCGTTGCGAGCAATATTATAGCGCAATATATCCCTGGTGCTATTTCCTCTAAAGATATACAAAATACTATCTACACACTGAATTGAGGCGCCGTGTTTAAAGCCTTTTTCTCCATATTCAGGTGGGATACGGTTAATATAGCGCCAATAGTTTCCCTGGGGGGGTTCACCAGGCACATAAGCTAAAAGTACTTGGGTATTATTACCAAGTATCGCATAGACCAGACCATCATATTCGCTATAAACAATGCTTGCACCATCTTTGGGGCGTTTGGTTGTATAATAAGCTGGATCATAAATTGATGCTAAGTTTGTCCAAGTGCTGTCAAGAATATCATAGCAATAAAAGTCTTGATTATTGCCGCCTCCCTTAAGGGCAAAAATTTTTCGTCCCATCCCGAAAGTTAAAGCACAACCAGCCTTAGGTTTTTTATTGGATGGCCAAAGTGGTAACCTGGGCAATGATTCCCACTGATCAGTTTCCAAGTTGTATGCATAAAATTCATTGTTTACATTACCCTTAAGAGCATAAATTCTTCTAAAGTCAGGAGCATATGCTAAAGCACCGTTTTTAACCTTTAGATTTTTATCGTCAGAAGGGATCGAACTTTTCATAAGCCAAGGTGCTACATAGATAGATTTTGTGATTACATTGTTTGATGGATTATCGTCAATTGAAATTTGTGTAGAGCAGATTAAGCTATATCTTCCTGAATAGGCGTTCCAGTCTCCAAAGGTTATAGTGAATTCAGTATTTGGGGGTAAATAAAAACAGTAGAGAAAAGTGTCATAGACAATATTACCAAGGGCATCAAGAATTTTTAGATAAGTGGCAACAGTTTCTTCAGGGGTTGTACCGTAGTTCTTTATTTTTATTTGAGGTGTAGTTGGAAGCGGAAAAATACTATCTTTAGGAGAAATAATTGTGACAATACCAACATCATGTTTTTGTTTATAGAATTTTATTGCTCGGCCCGAGGCAAGTTTATTTTCGGGCCAGTTGACCAATAAACGATCGCCGCCATAGAGATATAATAAGCCACTGGTTCCATCAGAATTTTCAATGCCTACTGTGGCAGATTTTCCATAATCGGCCCAAGTTTCACCGGTGACGAGGTTTTTATATTGATAAACGATATCGCCATTCTCGTAAAGGATTACTTGAAAGTTCAGACGGCAAGTGTCCTGGGTATTTTTTCGTAAAATATTATGCCAGGTGATTACCCGAAAACGATTAGGCGGAGCGCCCAGGTCCTGATAATAAATTTTTGCAGTTCGGTCAGCCGGCAATACTAAATCATCCCAAAAAGCATATATGGCACCGTTCGGCAAGGTTGTCGAGGGAATTGTGTCGTTTTCTGGAGTCGCCAAGAGATCGGATGAGAAACCCAGAAAACCATTGGTGCTGATGTATACTGTTCGATATGTTGTATCGTAAAATGGAAAATCAAAAGGTAGTAGTGGCGCAGCAAATACTGTATCATCGCCGTAATCTAATAATTGATAGGCATTGGTCACCTCATACCAGTTGTAATCAGGGCCGGTCGTGGTGTCAGAATCAATCCAGGCGTATCCAATGACGCCTTCGTTTGCTGTAAATTTTCCCGAATAGATGTTAATAATCTTTTCTTTGCGATTATTGACAGGATTTTGGTCAACACCTAAGATCACTCTTACTGTGACTAATACCGGTTCGGTATATATTACTTGCCAATTACCAAGATTGATAATTGTCTCTCTGGTTCCAGCTAAGGCAGGAACAAGCTGATAAAATGTTTTGCGGACCGCTCCTGGATAGCCACCAATATATGAGGAGATCGTACAGGCAACACCAAAGCTATAGATACTTTGGAGCCCAAAGTTTCCAATTCGGGCTAAAACTGGTATTTGATAATTGTAGGGTCGTCGCACAAACTCATATTTCGGGGTTTCGATATTTACGACCCGTAGGTCGTAATAAGGTCTTGAAAGTGGCCGGTATTCAAAGCAGACGCGCATTAAGAGATCGCCGGGCGGATAAATTGGTATATATTGATCATTCTGGCATCGATAATAGTCGGTGCTATCCCGATGCGCGTCCAAGAAAAACAGTGGGGTATACGGGGCATCATCAGCTTGAATATAAAATATATAAACTGAACCGGAGTCAATATAAATTTCTTCTGTAGAAAGGTAAGCTGTCTTCCAACCGGGGTTCGAAGTGGCAATTGGGGGCGTTTCATAAATTATCGAGTTTGGTGCACCACCGGGTCCGTCATCGTCAACTATTCTTATTTTGTACCGGTAAGGGGTATACAGATATTCGCCAAAATAGCACTGCACATTATTTATTAACGCTGGATAGTTAGATGGAGTAAATTTTACACCCCAACCTTCATCGCAGGTCGGTAAGAATAGGCCAGTATCTGGAATATCATCGGAATAGTTTAAAATTTCTGTCCAGGTGACGCTAAAAGTTTTTTGTATGGTATCATTGGAACGATTTTCGTCATCTAAGAAGTTGGTCCAAAATTTTACGGAATAAAAACTCGGAATTGAAGGAAAATCATAGGCTGGTAAAAGGTTGACGCTGAGTGTCTCATGAGGTGTGATACTTTCTAGGTTGGCTTCAGCATAATGTAAAGACATACCAAAGATATTATAGAGGGAACAACCGACTGAAAAATTGTAAGCAGTCTCTTTTCCTAAATTGGCAATTTTTACTTGTAAAGTGCAGCGACCAGGAATTTGAGTGTTGGTTGGTTTAATAATTTGAACTGGTGCGACATCAAAGTCATACACCCAGTCACCAACTAATGATAGATTATCAAGACACCAAAAATTGATATTTAAAATCTCACCCTCAAATACAAAAGCGATTCTTACTTGGGATTCTTCGTTTGCCCAATCTAGAGCAATGGTCTCTAATTGAGGATTAAAATAATGACCATAAAGATCTTTAATAAGATAGGGATAAGTTATTCCGCCATCAGTGGAGCCAATAATTTTTGCCGTATAATTGCCCGTATTGTGCTGAAAATATAACGAGCAGCGCATAATAATATTGCGATAGCGCGAGCAATCGATTATCGGTGAAATTAAAGAGTCAATATTATTATCAAGACGAGTTTTGTTCTTTTGGTCATAGGAGATTAAGGCATAACCCGAGGAATTAGTTGACCAATAACCAGAGAAAGCACGATGCCAGTCATCTGGACCCGATGGTGGATCATAACGAATTGTCCAACCAGTTGGGGGTGAAGAGGTAGTCCACGGGCTATCAAAGTCTTCAGAAAAGAAGGTAGTCTGGGCGTTTAACAAGCAAAAAACACTTAATGTTATTAGGATAATCCGCATATGTTCAATTTTTTTCAATAATATAGTCGTACGTCCATGGGGTTAGTAAATTATTTTTTGGTAATAGTTCTGCACCGAACTTTCTGTAAAAGTATAGACTGAAAGTAAGCGCTTGTCAAGGGTTTATTTTGCTAATGAATTATCTGATGATTATCCGTTTCTGAATCTTGTAAGTAGAATCGATAACAAAGAATAGTCCACCCTTAAGCGCAGCCGGATCTCTAACTAATCGGCCATCCACGGTATAAACTTTTCGGGGCTGAACTTGGGTGATATTTATCTTTTTAGAATTAACATTATAGATAGAACTAATAATAGCATTATTGTGATTAACACTTGAGAGCATACTTACTGTTGGAGTGTCTGGTAAGTATTGCCAGAACTCAGATGTATTATTGCCTTTTAAGAGATAGACTTTTCCATCAAGATATGCTAAATTCGCACCGGTTTTCACACCAAAACCATTTGCCCTTGATATCGTATCGCTCACCAGTTGTTGCCAACCAGTTTCAGGTGTATATTTATAAAAAGTATTGGTATTACCACCTTTTATCAGATATAAGACGCCATTAGCATTAACAATATCCGCACCATCTTTGACATATACTTTTTTCACTTGCCATTGCGTCTTATTCCAAACACTATCATAAGTAGTCAAAGTCTCGTTTTCGGCAATTAAGATAAAACTTGCTCCGCTAATCAGATACCTTCGGAAATGATTGGGTTTATCACCACCTTGAATCACATATAGGATTGTATCATCAATACAGATGGCACTTCCATCTTTATACGGTTTTTTCAGATTAGTCTGATTTGATAGATTCTGCCAGAACTTAAAATGTAAGTTATATCTAAACATACAAGTATCAGTAAGTTTCTGACCACCAGCCAGAAGATAGAGAAAATCACCAGTTGCTCCACCACTTTCAATCTTCATATCAATTGATGTGCCGGCTTTAAGTCCTTTTTTAGATGGTGCATAGGTTAAAAGTTCCCAGTAATTATTAGTAATATCATATTGCCAGATTTCATTTGTGCCATTGCCTTTAGTGGCATAAATCTTATTTCTTCTTGGGTCATAAGCCAAACTTGCGCCTTTGCCCACCCGTTTCTTATTCAGTGTCGTTGTTCCGGGTTTATAAGTAAACGGGATTGATTCTTTTCTAATCCAAGAATCAGCCAAAGGCAGATACTGATAAAACTCATTAGACTTATTGCCCCGAAACGCATAAAGACAATTACTGGTTGCAACTAAAGCCCCGCCATCTTTGACATATTTACCAGCAATTTGGGTTGGAATTGAGCGTAATTGAGTCCAGCCCGGTGGTTCAGGAATAAGAATCGTAAAAGTCCATTCTTCAGAAAACTCAGACCAATTACCCGCACCATCTTTAGCGCGGACTTGCCAAATATAAGTGCCAGGAGTAAGTTCTATAGAATAAGTCGTATCGGCTGTATGATATTCAGCTTTGGCAGGATTGATAACAAGCTGATACAAAACCGCATCAGAAACTTTATGCCAAATTAGATTCATAATTTGAGTCTGTAAAGTTTCACTATTAGCCGGTGAAATCAGAATCGGTGGACTTGGTGGTATCGTATCACCAATAATCCATAGTGAATCTTCCAAGTGATTATTTGCTGCTATCCGATCGCCAGTTAAAGCGGTTGAGCATTTGACCAAATAATTGCCTCTTGGTCCGACCGTCCAAGGCGCAAACTCTACTAAGCGCGTTGAATCCGGCAAAAGATTGTTCACTGCTTGAGTATTTGACCAAGAACCAATCCAAAATTTCACTGGAAAATTGGCACTCGTATTGCCAAAATTTTTGACTTTGGCTTTGGGGATAATCTGAGCCGTTGAATCAATTTGACCAATTGGCTGAATAATCTCAGTCACGCCAACATCTAAGACGCGCACAAAGATTGAATCGGTCTTTTTATCATTACTTGGATTCAAATCGTCAGCATATTCAGTTGAACAAGACACAGGATTAAAGCCCCGAAGATTTAGCGTGCAAGTAGAAAAACTTAAAGCACGATAAGTATTGGGCAGATGAGATTCAACCCAGATTGAATCTGAGTAAAACTCATTGATTCTTATTTTTGTCCAATAACTCGCAGTTGTATTGCCGTAATTAGCAACCGAACAAGCCGGGACAACCACTGAACCCGAATCAACTATTGTTGGAACAAGAAGTTTACTCACCCCGACATCCGGGCTTTCAACAATAATCAGTCCCTGATAGGTTTTCAGATTATGACCAGAAATCGTCAGTATCAAAGTATCGTAGAGAGAAGCAGAAAACGAGAATTCAACCGAACCAGTTGAAGTATATTGTGCTTGATGAATCGTGTCGTGTTTAGAAAGCAAACAAACTAAACATTTCTGATTAGTGCTGGTCTGAACAGTAATGGTTTGATAACCGATGGGAATTGAACTTGGAAAAGTGGGCATCAAGACCAATGGCTCATCCCAGTAAATCTGTAAAGACGGATCACCAAAGAGATTGTACATTTCAAAGTATTGACGGGTATAGGGACTTCCACTTCCATAGGCCAGGAAGTACATATATTTTGCTTTATTAATCATTCCCATGACCCAAGTGTAGCCAGAATCAAAAGCTGCTCGAAAAAGATATACTTGAAGAAAGTAATCATTTGCCCAATAACTCTCTTCACTCGCCGCTAAATGAGCAATTCCGCCGCGAAAGCCGACTCTTTCCCAGGCTTCAGCAAAACAATTGCCTTCCTGATATTTTCCGCAAAGACAAGCATAGGAATGAACAAAAGGCACTTTGTTGAGATTCTGTAAGAGTTTGACATTTGAAGTATCATAAGGAATCTCTGACCAACTCGAAACATTACCATGACCCGAATAAATCACCCATCCTCGACCATCATTTAAGGCAGTGTTCACTGGCGTGCCAGAATTGTAATAAAGAAATAAAGAATCGCAAATCATCCCATAACGACGAGCAATGCGCATACATATCACATGAGAGCTCTCTGGTACTGAATGCTGATCCGCCGAGGCAATAAAATAAGCTTTTTTCATCCACTCACCGCTATAAAGTCCTTTTTCATAAGCAATTGTCTTTTGAATTAAAGAGTCAAGTTCTTGAGTATTGCGCACGGAAAATCTTGCCAGATAGACCTGCGGAAAATATTGCGTCGGAAAATTGACATAACAGGCATAAGGTAAATCAGTTCTTGGTGCATAAGAACCCTGACCTGTCCAACCAGGAATTGATTCCACATCACCAACCAATAAAACAAAAGTCTGCGGATTTGGTCCTTGATACTCATTTAACAAGTATTGCCGAATCTCTTCTTTGCTATAACCAGTTTGCGACAAAGTCGCCACTCTCACTTTATAACCCTTCTCTTTCTTCCATTGGATAAATGGTTGAATCCGCGAGACCCAAGCATCAGGACAGACAATTAGATAATGAATCGGCAGATTTAAATCATTAACTATCGGTGGCCAAGATTTTGACTCATCATTTAAGACCAAACCACGCAAAAGTTCTCTAAAAGGCAAACTCGCATACTTTCTATACATCTCTTCAGTCTTTGCCAAATCCGAACCAGTCAGTTTCAGGCTAATCTCTGCTTCTAAAACAACTTCCAGAAGATTTTTCGCAGGATTATACCGAACTGGATAAATCTCTAATATCGCAATTCTCGCATGTCTAATCTGAACAATATCTGTAATCTTGGCATATTCAGTTGGATAAAACTCATCACGCTGATAAAACTCTTCATTATAATTAAATGGTGGTTTTGGTCCGCATTTTGGCTCAGGTGGCTGTAATGGATAGATTGGATATGATAGGGTTTGGAATTTGTAATTTTGAATTTGGAATTTAATGTTTATTTCTGCTTCCTGTGGAATTTCAATAAATTCTCTAATTACTGGCAACTCGGCTTTGCCCAGTTCAGTGGAAACTCCATACTCTAAAGAGAACTCATCTCTTAATCTTAAAAATCTTCCTTTTTCCGTTTGGATTTCTATAAACAAAGGAGGCTGATTATTAAAGGTTAAAACAATTTCATCTGGGTTAGAACGCATCACTATGAGTTGTTGACTGAATGCAAAACTAAAAATTAGCGCTAAAATAAAAATCACCATATTAGACTCCTTTGGGCGAAGTATAAAGCTCCGATAACGATTTGTCAAGATAAGGTAATGAGTTAACGGACGTATACTCGAAAAGTTATAGTTAGGAATGTCTAAACTCCGACTGAAAAAAACTACCGATTTATTGAAGATAGGACATTAGTCCGAATTGGTCCGGTAAGTTGCCCGAATGTTCACTTAAGCGCTTGTGAGAGTCAAAGATTTCAATTTTGGCTTATATGAGTGGCCCAACCGGTCAATAGGT comes from candidate division WOR-3 bacterium and encodes:
- a CDS encoding HPr family phosphocarrier protein, giving the protein MIQEKIIIKNEVGLHARPAAQFVKTAEKYQSKVRLCKDGIWVNGKSVLGILTLAAEHGTEIILEVSGPDEKEAFHELKKILESE
- a CDS encoding PTS system mannose/fructose/sorbose family transporter subunit IID, translated to MGAINFLKGLFALLLLQSSWCYQKKQTLGFLYALSMFLHYQHENFFQKAKIIYESAFNTNPYCSSVILGIMLNNSKIPANSLIGLQHLYGSLGDEFFWRTLRPILLMLATILPFYGYLKTNGIYLSNIYYLSPFVFLIPFLIISQGTRYYWFLKAYWTGNKATISLANFLRKPLPILYHLRTFISGWLVVLILLIILFGFSQNIVSFKSIVSFLFVIIIVLLLLLRFANRYEMSSYLLIIGLLIFLLIKVL
- a CDS encoding PTS sugar transporter subunit IIC — translated: MIGHVLALTFLGALILLDKSAFGEFGLSQPIVSCSIIGLIFGNFQIGLFLGVLLQLIWIWDLPLGSREPQDSEAAGVVAIIVFLFLKRFSITIKEEQALFVSLLLAAAAAILGQVTQKFLKHHNNRLLRYYRLATLQYNNNLPNVHKAAVSDINKIFSKAIALGVLWSFVRNFSLILFFIIITCLSITPIKNLPQFSIRDLIIIPLVISASNLLKFIVLEKNYILTIFGAISGILVWALLIF
- a CDS encoding PTS sugar transporter subunit IIB produces the protein MRIDDRLIHGQVTAGWVRPLGIQRIVLVNDKVALDPLQREIYSLAVPPGIEVKIMTIEEAISYLKNSLDTKKTIVLVESPRDALKLIEGDIKINKINVGGLHYETGKQTLTSYIFLSEEDLRCIALLIKKGVILEGQEIPGSPKLLLNTLLLTKLKPIQ
- a CDS encoding C25 family cysteine peptidase, yielding MVIFILALIFSFAFSQQLIVMRSNPDEIVLTFNNQPPLFIEIQTEKGRFLRLRDEFSLEYGVSTELGKAELPVIREFIEIPQEAEINIKFQIQNYKFQTLSYPIYPLQPPEPKCGPKPPFNYNEEFYQRDEFYPTEYAKITDIVQIRHARIAILEIYPVRYNPAKNLLEVVLEAEISLKLTGSDLAKTEEMYRKYASLPFRELLRGLVLNDESKSWPPIVNDLNLPIHYLIVCPDAWVSRIQPFIQWKKEKGYKVRVATLSQTGYSKEEIRQYLLNEYQGPNPQTFVLLVGDVESIPGWTGQGSYAPRTDLPYACYVNFPTQYFPQVYLARFSVRNTQELDSLIQKTIAYEKGLYSGEWMKKAYFIASADQHSVPESSHVICMRIARRYGMICDSLFLYYNSGTPVNTALNDGRGWVIYSGHGNVSSWSEIPYDTSNVKLLQNLNKVPFVHSYACLCGKYQEGNCFAEAWERVGFRGGIAHLAASEESYWANDYFLQVYLFRAAFDSGYTWVMGMINKAKYMYFLAYGSGSPYTRQYFEMYNLFGDPSLQIYWDEPLVLMPTFPSSIPIGYQTITVQTSTNQKCLVCLLSKHDTIHQAQYTSTGSVEFSFSASLYDTLILTISGHNLKTYQGLIIVESPDVGVSKLLVPTIVDSGSVVVPACSVANYGNTTASYWTKIRINEFYSDSIWVESHLPNTYRALSFSTCTLNLRGFNPVSCSTEYADDLNPSNDKKTDSIFVRVLDVGVTEIIQPIGQIDSTAQIIPKAKVKNFGNTSANFPVKFWIGSWSNTQAVNNLLPDSTRLVEFAPWTVGPRGNYLVKCSTALTGDRIAANNHLEDSLWIIGDTIPPSPPILISPANSETLQTQIMNLIWHKVSDAVLYQLVINPAKAEYHTADTTYSIELTPGTYIWQVRAKDGAGNWSEFSEEWTFTILIPEPPGWTQLRSIPTQIAGKYVKDGGALVATSNCLYAFRGNKSNEFYQYLPLADSWIRKESIPFTYKPGTTTLNKKRVGKGASLAYDPRRNKIYATKGNGTNEIWQYDITNNYWELLTYAPSKKGLKAGTSIDMKIESGGATGDFLYLLAGGQKLTDTCMFRYNLHFKFWQNLSNQTNLKKPYKDGSAICIDDTILYVIQGGDKPNHFRRYLISGASFILIAENETLTTYDSVWNKTQWQVKKVYVKDGADIVNANGVLYLIKGGNTNTFYKYTPETGWQQLVSDTISRANGFGVKTGANLAYLDGKVYLLKGNNTSEFWQYLPDTPTVSMLSSVNHNNAIISSIYNVNSKKINITQVQPRKVYTVDGRLVRDPAALKGGLFFVIDSTYKIQKRIIIR